Sequence from the Candidatus Accumulibacter similis genome:
GACCGTGGGTCCCAACTGCCTTCTGCGCCGGGCCGCTGGCAGCTGGCGCCTTCAGGGCAGGCAGCTGCCCTGAAGGCGATTATCCGGACACCGGTCGCAAGCGGTTGCCGTCCGCTGGCAATGGCAATAGCGGATTTCCCCTTGACGACAAGGAGCCGGAAAAATGAACGTCCTGGTGACGGGGGGCTGCGGCTATATCGGCTCGCATGCCTGTGTTGCACTGATTCTCGCCGGCCACGAGGTCAGCGTGATTGACGACCTGTCGAACAGCCGGGTCGAGGTTCTCGACCGAGTGGCGGCAATAGCCGGTCGCAGGCCATCCTTCTTTCAGGGTGATGTGCGCGATCAGAACCTCCTGCGACGGGCTTTTGCCAATGGCCAGATTGCTGCCGTCTTCCATTTTGCAGGTCTCAAGGCCGTTGGCGAATCCGTCGCACAACCGCTGCGCTATTATGACTGCAACGTTGGTGGAGCGATTTCCCTTTGCCACGCCATGACCGAGGCCAGGGTGAGAACCCTGATCTTCAGCTCGTCGGCTACCGTCTATGGCGATCCCGCTTCAGTGCCGATCAGCGAGGGTTTTCCGCGTTCGGCGACCAATCCCTATGGTGCCAGCAAGCTGATGATCGAAGACATCCTCGCGGACCTGTGCGCTGCCGACGCAGACTGGCGGGTTGCTCGGCTGCGCTACTTCAACCCGGTTGGGGCGCACGAGAGCGGCCTGATCGGCGAGGCACCCAACGGCGTTCCCAATAACCTGATGCCTTATGTGGCGCAGGTCGCACAAGGAGTCCGACCCTACCTGAACGTGTTCGGCAGTGATTACCCGACGGCCGACGGGACCGGGGTCAGGGATTACATCCATGTGATGGACCTGGTCGACGGACACGTCGCGGCACTCGATTATCTGTGTGAGCATAAGGGGCTGCTGACGGTGAATCTCGGTACCGGCTGTGGTTACTCGGTACTCGACATGGTGCGTGCCTTCGAGTCGGCGAGCGGTCGACCGGTTCCCTATGTCCTCGCCCCGCGCCGGCCCGGCGATGTCGCGTCGTGCTACGCCGATCCCGCCCTCGCCGCCAGCCTGCTCGGCTGGAAGGCGCGGCGCGGCATCGAGCAGATGTGCAGCGATGCCTGGCGCTGGCAGACATGCAGCGCTGTCGGCTGAAACAGGCAGATGGCGACATACGCCATCGGTGACATCCAGGGCTGCCTGGATTCGCTGCTGCTGCTGCTCGACAAGTGTCGCTTCGATCGCAGCCGGGACCGCTTGTGGCTCGTCGGCGACCTCGTCAATCGTGGCCCGCACTCCCTCGAAACGCTGCGTTTCGTGCGTGGTCTCGGTCCTGCTGCCACCACCGTGCTCGGCAACCATGACCTCTACCTGCTGATGGTGGCAGCGGGGCTGGGCCGACGCGGGAAGGGGGACACGCTCGGCGAGGTTCTTGCCGCACCGGACCGCGACGAACTGCTCGACTGGTTGCGACAGCAGGAGCTGTGCCACCTTGAGGACGGCTTCTGCCTGGTCCACGCCGGGCTGCTGCCGCAATGGACGACGGCAGCCGCGCGGGCGCTGGCGGCAGAGGTCGAGGCTGCGCTGCAGGGACCATCCTGTGACGAATTCCTGGCCAACCTGTGGGGCAGCGAGCCGCTTTGCTGGAGCGATGAGCTGCAGGGCTGGCCCCGCCTGCGGGTGATCGTCAACGCCATGACCCGCATGCGCTTCTGCTCGCTGAGCGGGGCGATGGACCTGAAGACCAAGGGAGAAGCAGCGGACGCACCCGCGGGTCACCTGCCGTGGTTTGACATCCCCGGGCGACGCAGCGCCGACGCCGTCCTGGTCATCGGCCACTGGTCGGCGCTCGGTCTGCGCATCGAGGACAAGCTGCTGGCGCTCGATTCCGGCTGTTTCTGGGGCCGTCACCTGAGTGCCGTTCGCCTGGAGGACCGTGCCGTCTTTCAGGTCGATTGCTCGACCAGCGAGGGTCAGGTCTGATCCAGAGCCGCTGCTGCAGCCACATCTGATTCCGGCAACCCGGGTGCTCTTGCCGACTCGTCACGGCGCCGCCATCGCGCATCCATGCCTGCTAGAATCGCCGACGAATTGCCGGGGAGAGACACATGCAGACAGCAAGGCAGCTCGCGCGGCGCCGCTGGCAGCAGATGCTGGCGCTGGTCGTGGGGATCGTGGTGGCGGTGGGCGGCTTGATGGCAATCGGGCACCTGACGGCTGGCGGCAGTGACGAGGCCGATGCCGGCGACACGCCGTTCGCCGTGATCGACGGCGCGCACCGCGAGCTGGATGGATCGCCGGCACTGGCAGTGTCCTTCAGCGTGCCGCTCGAGGCCAAGGGAGATCACGAGCGCTTCCTGCAGGTGCTCGAGATGCCGGCCGAGGCGAAGGCAGCTGCAGCCCGGGACGG
This genomic interval carries:
- a CDS encoding symmetrical bis(5'-nucleosyl)-tetraphosphatase, translated to MATYAIGDIQGCLDSLLLLLDKCRFDRSRDRLWLVGDLVNRGPHSLETLRFVRGLGPAATTVLGNHDLYLLMVAAGLGRRGKGDTLGEVLAAPDRDELLDWLRQQELCHLEDGFCLVHAGLLPQWTTAAARALAAEVEAALQGPSCDEFLANLWGSEPLCWSDELQGWPRLRVIVNAMTRMRFCSLSGAMDLKTKGEAADAPAGHLPWFDIPGRRSADAVLVIGHWSALGLRIEDKLLALDSGCFWGRHLSAVRLEDRAVFQVDCSTSEGQV
- the galE gene encoding UDP-glucose 4-epimerase GalE, which encodes MNVLVTGGCGYIGSHACVALILAGHEVSVIDDLSNSRVEVLDRVAAIAGRRPSFFQGDVRDQNLLRRAFANGQIAAVFHFAGLKAVGESVAQPLRYYDCNVGGAISLCHAMTEARVRTLIFSSSATVYGDPASVPISEGFPRSATNPYGASKLMIEDILADLCAADADWRVARLRYFNPVGAHESGLIGEAPNGVPNNLMPYVAQVAQGVRPYLNVFGSDYPTADGTGVRDYIHVMDLVDGHVAALDYLCEHKGLLTVNLGTGCGYSVLDMVRAFESASGRPVPYVLAPRRPGDVASCYADPALAASLLGWKARRGIEQMCSDAWRWQTCSAVG